DNA from Moritella sp. F3:
CAGTAATTAATACCATTATTAATGTAGAGTGCGGCGTAATGTATTATCTCGCATTCTACAACTCCTATAACAATCCCCCTCCAGTAATAATCAGCCCCGATAAATTACAAATTTTAAACAACGACCGTATAAATAATTGATATATAACTATTGTATTAGAGATGTTTCACATTTATGGTATGTCATACTATCGTTGTTGTGAACATCAAACTTAAAAACAACTATAATCGATTCAATACCATCGTTTTGAGATAGGCAGTCACTACGCTTAAGGGAAACAAGCGGTTTTTTAAATATAAATTTATTATTATGTTAAAAATATATATTTTTATATAGGAATAACGGAACTATTATCCCACTTTAGTGAACTAACCCTCTTTTTTCATCAGTCTATAGGGCCAAATACCTAATGAAAAATACAACTACAATTCGCACATTAAAAACCTCAAAAGTCGCCATTGCTAGTGCTCTTAGCCTTGTATTTTTAAATGGCTGTGCCATGACACAAAATAAAGCGAATACAGAGATAGTCAGTAAACAGCAAACACAAATAGAAACAATTTTGCAGCAACAACAGCAAATATTAACAACGTTACAAGCACAACCAGATAAGTTCAAAGAACAAGATGAAGCCATTGGCAAACTAACTGAACAACTTGATGGATTAGGAGCGCAGAAACCAGCAAGTAAAGTGGTTCCAGTCGTCATACCAACAACACAAAAAGTAAAAAGTGACATCGCTGGTAAAGTTATTCTAGGGCAAGAGGAATGGATTTGGTTTGATCAATTACAGACTAATTTCAAATCACGTGTCGATACAGGCGCAACAACCTCATCATTAAATGCGACTGACATCGTTAAATTTGAACGTGATGGCCGTGATTGGGTTAAATTCAATTTATCCCACAAAGATGATAATGAAGTATTTCCGATTGAAGCACCCGTTGTCCGCACCGTTAAAATTCGTCAAACCAATGCCACTAAAGCATTGGAACGCTATGTTGTTAGTATACCCGTTGAGCTTGGTAGTATAAAAACAGAAACTGAATTTACACTAGCAGATCGTAGCCGCATGACGTTCCCAATTCTATTAGGCCGCACGTTCTTAAAAGACATTGCAGTTGTCGATGTGGCAAAAGAGTATACTCAACCGAAAAATAAACCCGCGTCTATTAAAAAACAACCCACTTCAGCTAAAAAAGGGACTAACTAATCATGCCTTCTAAGATCCCATTTCGCATTTTCGTTGCGATACTTTTCCTACTTGGAGTTGGCAGCATTGCACAACGCCATTACACTGGTGAGATCCCTTGGTTACCAGGTGAAACTTACTCAACATGGATGATTGAAGCAAAAGTTGAATTTACCGCACAAGGCGATGCAGTTAATGCATCTTTTGCTACACCTTCAACACAAAGCAATTTTACTGTTTTAAATCAAACAGCCGCATCTCCAGGTTATGGATTATCGTTTGTTGATGATCGTGCACAATGGACAATTCGTAACGCCGAAGGTAAGCAAGACCTATACTACAAAGTAAATGTGCTAACCAACGATATCCCATTAGATGTCATTAATGAACAAGATGTGAGTATTCATAAAACGACTTGGTTACCGCCTTATGATATAGCGGCAGAACAAATTGTTAGCAGCGCTATGGAAAAAAGCGCCGATGCATTTTCATATAGCCGTGAACTTTTGAAATTACTTTCTGCGGATGATTTAGGCCAAAATGCTGAATTAATGCTGCAGCAGAACAGTAAATCAGATTTATTTGTGGCCTTATTAAATGAAGCCAATATCCCAGCTTTACTGGTTAAAGGTTTGTATCTTGAAGACGGTCGACGTCAGCAACAGCTACAACCTTTCGTATTAGTATTTAGCGAAGATGATACTCGCTTAATTGATGTGAAATTAGGTAAAACAGCAGATGCGAAAAACCTCCTGCTTTGGGAACAAAACGGCGAACCAACATTAGATCTTATTGGTGGCTCAAACTCGCGTGTGAGCTTCTCTATTATTCAGCAAACTCAGCCTGTGATGCAGGTATTAAAAGAAAAAGCTGATAGTACTAACCTCTCTAATTTCAGTATTTATAGCCTGCCACTTGAAGAACAAGCGTTATTCAAAGGCATTTTACTTATTCCACTCGGTGTGATGATCGTGGTGATGATGCGTATCCTTATTGGACTACGTACATCAGGTACTTTCATGCCGGTTCTAATCGCCATGGCTTTTGTACAAACAAGTTTAGCTACCGGTCTGATTGGCTTTACTCTGATTGTCGGTATCGGCTTAGTGATCCGTTCTTACCTGTCCCGATTAAACTTACTGCTTGTCTCGCGAATATCCGTGGTCATCATTACCGTGATAGCCATTATCTGCCTATTCTCGGTATTATCATACAAAATTGGCTTAACTGAAGGTCTGAAAATCACCTTCTTCCCAATGATTATCCTATCTTGGACTATCGAACGTATGTCAATTCTATGGGAAGAAGAGGGCCCGAAAGAAGTATTCGCTCAAGGTGGTGGTAGCTTATTTGTTGCCGTACTTGTCTACCTAACAATTAGCAATGAAGTACTCCGTTACTGGGCATTCAACTTCCTCGGTTTACAGCTTATCATTATGTCTATTATCTTAATGCTAGGTACTTATACCGGTTACCGTTTGCTTGAATTACGCCGCTTTAAAGACATGCAAGGTGACTAATGATGACATTTTCATTTTTTAAAGAGTTTGCTCAACCACGGAAACTAAAGCAACAGGGTATCTTGGGAATGAACCAGCGTAATAATATGTATATATCACGCTACAACCCAAGAAAGCTGTTTCCATTAGTGGACAACAAACTAAAGACCAAGCAGATAGCTGAAGACGCTAATGTCAGCACGCCAGAGTTGCTTGGCGTTATTGATAACCAACATTCGGTTAAATCGGTTGATAAGCTTATTGCTGGGCTTAATGGCTTTGTGATCAAGCCTGCTAAAGGCTCTGGTGGTAAAGGTATTTTAGTCATAACCAAAGTCGAAGGCGGGCGTTATTACAAGCCTAGTGGCAGCGAATGCTCTATCGATGATATTGAACGTCATTGCTCGAATATCTTAGCGGGTTTATTCTCGCTCGGTGGTGGTATCGATGTCGCGGTTGTGGAAGCACTGATCGTCTTTGATGATAGCTTTGAAGGTTATAGCTTTGAAGGTGTGCCAGACGTACGCGTTATTGTATTCAAAGGCATTCCAATGATGGCCATGATGCGTTTATCAACCTCGATGTCTGATGGTAAGGCTAATTTACACCAAGGCGCTGTCGGTGTTGGTATCAACATCACTACAGGTGAAGCGTTAAACGCGGTTCAGTATGATGAAATGGTAAGTCATCACCCTGACACCCAAAAAGAATTAGCGCTGCTAAAAGTACCGCACTGGGAGGAAGTTATTCGGTTAGCTGCTCAGTGTTATGATATATCAGGCTTAGGCTATCTTGGTGCCGATGTGGTATTAGATCGTGATCATGGACCTATGCTGCTAGAGTTGAACGCCCGTCCAGGACTGGCGATTCAGATTGCAAATGGCATGGGATTACTACCAAGATTACAACAAATCGAAGCCGCTAATACCGAAAGCATGAATTTAGACCAACGACTTGCTTATTGTAAGCAACATTTCGGTTAAGAGTCTGAAAAAGTGTTCTGAATAAAAACAACATAAAAAAAGGCATATAGTGAGCGCTATATGCCTTTTTTATTCAATACACTGTCAACCTACCTAGCGTCGAGCCAAGACAAACTATATTGAATAGAATAATCCAGCCACAAACTAAGCCATTAAATGGCGTAAGTTCATTTCAAAAATCATTTTTTCAGCAGTACATGTAAATTGTAACGTCACTAGGTAAGCATTTTCACCCTGTGCAGTAAAATCAATCGTGACTTCTTCATCAAATTGCTCATTCACATATGCTTCAAGTTCACTGCGTTTTTCATCTGCAGCAACTTGTGAATCAAAGGAAATAGGGAAAGATAGCTCAGTATCATCAGGTTGGATAATACTGCCGATTTCAGCAAATGCACCACAGCAATCTTTAATATCAGTATTGTTATTATTCGACATAATTATTCTACCTATTCATTTAAGTTTACGTTCTACACGAGCAACCATACCACTAAAGTGTAAGTTAAAAAAACAAAAAACCGCTAATACCTAAGCATAAGCGGTTTTATATCAAAAAAGTCGTCACTTTAAACGAATAACAATACGTTCACGCGTACAGTGCGATGCTAAAACGAATTAAATCGTGATAGGTGCTGGCGCTGGCGCTTTGCTCATTGCTTTTAATTCTTGATCCATGATGAATAGACCGTAACCATTATCAACACCAACACGGCGGATTTGGCTAACGATACCATTAAACAAGGCTTCTTCTTCAGTTTGCTCTTCCATTAATGTATTTAGGTGAGCAACTGATTGGAAATCTCTTAGTTCATGAGCAAGACCAAGGATTTCAGAAATCGATTCAGTGATCATTACTTCGTGCGCTAACGCCTGGTTAAACACGTCAAGTAAGTCCGAAAACTCAGACTCAGCCGCAGGAATCGCTTCCATTAATGGCTGGATGCCACGGTCGATCATATAACGGAATAATAACTGAGCGTGAACTTGCTCTTCAGCAGCATGTTTATAAAAGAAATCACCTGCGCCAATAAAATCAGATGCATAGCAAAAAGACGCCATGCTGCGGTAAAGATGAGATGCAGTAAATTCTTTTGTCATTTGTTGGTTAAGCGCTGTCGCCATAACCTTAGATAATTTTGGCATAGTATTAAATCCTATAATAAACAGTTCAGACAATGCTACCGCAACACGTCTTAAATTAACAATAACTTTGTCAAATAGACGAACATTTTCTACGATTAATCATAAAATCATAATTAAACGGTCCACAAGCCAAATTGAAATAAAATTACACAATACGTAAATATCTAATATTTACGACCCAGTTAACACTCTTATGAAAATATAATACGTTATTTTACAACAATTGATCTTAATCAAGTTTTAATCCCAAATATTACCTATACTTCGAATCAAAGGTATTCATTAAGAGGTAACACTTTGTAAATACTTTTTAAGATTTCAAATTAGTTTTAAGGGAAATAATATGACTGTTAAAAACATCGAAACACTCAATGCAATGGTTGCTAAAGTAAAAATAGCACAACAAGAATTTGCTACATTCAACCAAGAACAAGTTGATAAAATTTTCCGTGCAGCAGCACTTGCCGCATCTACATCTCGTATCACACTCGCTAAAATGGCTGTCGATGAATCAGGTATGGGCGTACTTGAAGACAAAGTAACTAAAAACCACTTTGCATCAGAATACATTTACAATAAATACAAAGACACATTAACATGCGGAATCATCGAAGAAGACAACGAGTTTGGTACTATTACGATTGCTGAACCGACAGGCATCATCTGCGGTATCGTACCAACAACAAACCCAACTTCAACGGCTATTTTTAAAGCTCTTATCTCGCTTAAAACACGTAATGGTATTATCTTTTCGCCACACCCTCGTGCAAAGAATGCAACGAATACAGCAGCGAAAATTGTACTAGACGCAGCGATTGCAGCAGGCGCACCAGCAAACATCATTGGTTGGATTGATGAACCATCAGTTGAACTATCAAATGCATTAATGCATCACGCAGACATCAACCTTATCCTTGCAACTGGCGGTCCAGGCATGGTTAAAGCGGCTTACTCTTCAGGTAAACCTGCAATTGGTGTTGGCGCGGGTAACACGCCTATCGTGATTGACGAAACTGCTGACGTTAAACGTGCAGTCTCTTCAATTCTAATGTCAAAAACATTCGATAACGGTGTTGTATGTGCATCAGAGCAAGCTGTTATTGTTGTTGACGAAGTGTATGACGCAGTAAAAGCCCGTTTCATTACGCACGGCGGTTACATCTTATCGAAGAAAGAAGCAGATAAAGTACGTGAAATCGTCTTAATCAACGGCAACATGAACCCAGCGATTGTAGGTCAATCTGCAATTAAGATTGCTGAGATGGCTGGTGTTACAGTACCGCCTTTCACTAAAGTACTTATAGGTGAAGGTCCTGAAGTACACGTTGATGACGCATTCGCTCACGAAAAACTGTCTCCAACACTCGGTATGTTCCGCGCTCGTGATTACAAACACGCAGTAGAACAAGCAATCACGATGGTTGAGCTTGGCGGTATCGGCCATACATCTGGGCTTTATACAGACCAAGATGCAAACGAAGATCGTATCAAAGACTTCGGCGATAAAATGAAAACAGCTCGTATCCTGATTAACCAACCAAGTTCGCAAGGTGGTATCGGTGATTTATATAACTTCGGTCTAGCACCATCTCTAACGCTAGGTTGTGGTTCATGGGGCGGTAACTCTATCTCTGAAAACGTAGGTCCTAAACACCTTATTAATAAAAAGACTGTTGCTAAGCGAGCTGAAAATATGTTGTGGCATAAACTTCCAGAATCAATTTACTTCCGCCGTGGTTCATTACCAATTGCAATGG
Protein-coding regions in this window:
- a CDS encoding DUF406 family protein, whose amino-acid sequence is MSNNNNTDIKDCCGAFAEIGSIIQPDDTELSFPISFDSQVAADEKRSELEAYVNEQFDEEVTIDFTAQGENAYLVTLQFTCTAEKMIFEMNLRHLMA
- a CDS encoding ATP-dependent zinc protease, encoding MKNTTTIRTLKTSKVAIASALSLVFLNGCAMTQNKANTEIVSKQQTQIETILQQQQQILTTLQAQPDKFKEQDEAIGKLTEQLDGLGAQKPASKVVPVVIPTTQKVKSDIAGKVILGQEEWIWFDQLQTNFKSRVDTGATTSSLNATDIVKFERDGRDWVKFNLSHKDDNEVFPIEAPVVRTVKIRQTNATKALERYVVSIPVELGSIKTETEFTLADRSRMTFPILLGRTFLKDIAVVDVAKEYTQPKNKPASIKKQPTSAKKGTN
- the adhE gene encoding bifunctional acetaldehyde-CoA/alcohol dehydrogenase — translated: MTVKNIETLNAMVAKVKIAQQEFATFNQEQVDKIFRAAALAASTSRITLAKMAVDESGMGVLEDKVTKNHFASEYIYNKYKDTLTCGIIEEDNEFGTITIAEPTGIICGIVPTTNPTSTAIFKALISLKTRNGIIFSPHPRAKNATNTAAKIVLDAAIAAGAPANIIGWIDEPSVELSNALMHHADINLILATGGPGMVKAAYSSGKPAIGVGAGNTPIVIDETADVKRAVSSILMSKTFDNGVVCASEQAVIVVDEVYDAVKARFITHGGYILSKKEADKVREIVLINGNMNPAIVGQSAIKIAEMAGVTVPPFTKVLIGEGPEVHVDDAFAHEKLSPTLGMFRARDYKHAVEQAITMVELGGIGHTSGLYTDQDANEDRIKDFGDKMKTARILINQPSSQGGIGDLYNFGLAPSLTLGCGSWGGNSISENVGPKHLINKKTVAKRAENMLWHKLPESIYFRRGSLPIAMDDLVGKKRACIVTDKFLFNNGYVDELVTILKSKGIDTEVFYDVEADPTLAVVKKGVDVMNSFQPDVIIAFGGGSPMDAAKIMWVMYEHPDAHFEDLAMRFMDIRKRIYKFPKMGIKAKLVAVTTTSGTGSEVTPFAVVTDEVTGQKYPIADYELTPNMAVVDANLVMNMPKSLTAFGGYDAVTHALEAYVSILQNEYADGQALQALKLLKEYLPSSYKNGAKDPIAREKVHNGATIAGIAFANAFLGVCHSMAHKLGAEFHIPHGLANALLITNVIRYNATDMPTKQAAFSQYDRPKARARYAEVAEHLGFREGKTADKINALLNWLDELKTDLDIPKSIQAAGVNEADFLAKVDQLAMEAFDDQCTGANPRYPLISELKALLLASYYGNDYQESYVLEKQAAKKETVKK
- a CDS encoding inactive transglutaminase family protein; its protein translation is MPSKIPFRIFVAILFLLGVGSIAQRHYTGEIPWLPGETYSTWMIEAKVEFTAQGDAVNASFATPSTQSNFTVLNQTAASPGYGLSFVDDRAQWTIRNAEGKQDLYYKVNVLTNDIPLDVINEQDVSIHKTTWLPPYDIAAEQIVSSAMEKSADAFSYSRELLKLLSADDLGQNAELMLQQNSKSDLFVALLNEANIPALLVKGLYLEDGRRQQQLQPFVLVFSEDDTRLIDVKLGKTADAKNLLLWEQNGEPTLDLIGGSNSRVSFSIIQQTQPVMQVLKEKADSTNLSNFSIYSLPLEEQALFKGILLIPLGVMIVVMMRILIGLRTSGTFMPVLIAMAFVQTSLATGLIGFTLIVGIGLVIRSYLSRLNLLLVSRISVVIITVIAIICLFSVLSYKIGLTEGLKITFFPMIILSWTIERMSILWEEEGPKEVFAQGGGSLFVAVLVYLTISNEVLRYWAFNFLGLQLIIMSIILMLGTYTGYRLLELRRFKDMQGD
- a CDS encoding ferritin, whose protein sequence is MPKLSKVMATALNQQMTKEFTASHLYRSMASFCYASDFIGAGDFFYKHAAEEQVHAQLLFRYMIDRGIQPLMEAIPAAESEFSDLLDVFNQALAHEVMITESISEILGLAHELRDFQSVAHLNTLMEEQTEEEALFNGIVSQIRRVGVDNGYGLFIMDQELKAMSKAPAPAPITI
- a CDS encoding alpha-L-glutamate ligase-like protein, with the protein product MMTFSFFKEFAQPRKLKQQGILGMNQRNNMYISRYNPRKLFPLVDNKLKTKQIAEDANVSTPELLGVIDNQHSVKSVDKLIAGLNGFVIKPAKGSGGKGILVITKVEGGRYYKPSGSECSIDDIERHCSNILAGLFSLGGGIDVAVVEALIVFDDSFEGYSFEGVPDVRVIVFKGIPMMAMMRLSTSMSDGKANLHQGAVGVGINITTGEALNAVQYDEMVSHHPDTQKELALLKVPHWEEVIRLAAQCYDISGLGYLGADVVLDRDHGPMLLELNARPGLAIQIANGMGLLPRLQQIEAANTESMNLDQRLAYCKQHFG